In one Deinococcus carri genomic region, the following are encoded:
- a CDS encoding bifunctional metallophosphatase/5'-nucleotidase: MKNSLMVVTLALGLTACSTTGPRAAEPVNVTVLAVNDFHGGLEPSSFAGVQVPKEDGTGTTGLTAGGIKAIGGELAEARKQNPNTIFVGGGDLIGASPATSSLLRDEPSVIALSKLGMKASALGNHEFDQGVKELLRMQNGGCDSNAPDKACKFEANYPGASFKWLGANVVYTAGGSNPFQPYYIENIGGARIGFIGAVLKETPTIVSPAGVAGLSFLDEATSINKYVPVLKSQNVDAIIVLIHQGGVIKEGSTAKFDTVGCQDLTGDIIPIAQKIDPAVSAIISGHTHQGYNCVVPDPNGKPRIVIEGEVSGHLLQRLDLVVDKANHTVQEVKARNVVVNYTARKAAGTLDSSMTAIVTAARAKTDEVKNQFVTNLGVSQIKRAADRASESALGDVIADAQLAATQAQGAQIAFMNPGGIRKDLPDATKLKPGNAVNFGDVFDVQPFGNTMVVMDLTGSQIKALLEQQTTGNNAGTNAKLLQVSAGFSYTLNLTAPEGARVSNLKLNGQPLGENTTYRVAMNSFLSTGGDNFTVFKQGTNVVQLPGLVDVDALVNYLKANGASLNGTVQGRITIIK, encoded by the coding sequence ATGAAGAACAGCTTGATGGTTGTGACTCTGGCGCTCGGACTGACCGCTTGCAGCACCACCGGCCCTCGGGCGGCGGAGCCGGTGAATGTGACGGTACTGGCCGTCAACGACTTCCACGGGGGACTGGAACCCAGCAGCTTCGCGGGGGTGCAGGTGCCCAAGGAGGACGGCACGGGAACGACGGGGCTGACGGCGGGGGGCATCAAGGCCATTGGCGGCGAACTGGCCGAGGCCCGCAAGCAGAATCCCAATACCATCTTCGTGGGTGGGGGTGACCTGATCGGGGCCAGCCCAGCCACGTCGAGCCTGCTGCGCGACGAACCCAGCGTCATCGCCCTCTCGAAACTGGGCATGAAGGCCAGCGCCCTGGGCAATCATGAGTTCGATCAGGGCGTGAAGGAACTGCTGCGAATGCAAAATGGCGGCTGCGATTCCAACGCGCCCGACAAGGCCTGCAAATTCGAGGCGAACTATCCCGGCGCGAGCTTCAAGTGGCTTGGGGCCAACGTGGTCTACACCGCGGGGGGCAGCAATCCCTTCCAGCCCTATTACATCGAGAACATCGGCGGGGCCAGGATTGGCTTTATCGGCGCGGTTCTCAAGGAAACCCCGACCATCGTTTCCCCGGCGGGCGTGGCGGGCCTGTCCTTCCTGGACGAGGCGACCTCGATCAACAAATACGTTCCTGTCCTGAAGTCGCAGAACGTGGACGCCATCATCGTGCTGATTCACCAGGGCGGCGTCATCAAGGAGGGGTCCACTGCCAAGTTCGACACCGTGGGCTGTCAGGACCTGACAGGAGACATCATCCCGATTGCTCAGAAGATCGATCCGGCAGTGAGTGCCATCATCAGCGGTCATACCCATCAGGGCTACAACTGCGTGGTTCCCGACCCCAACGGCAAGCCCCGCATCGTGATCGAGGGGGAAGTCTCGGGGCACCTGCTCCAGCGCCTCGATCTGGTGGTGGACAAGGCCAACCACACCGTTCAGGAGGTCAAGGCCCGGAACGTGGTCGTCAACTACACCGCCCGCAAGGCTGCCGGGACGCTCGACAGCAGCATGACGGCCATCGTGACGGCCGCCAGGGCCAAGACGGATGAGGTGAAAAACCAGTTCGTCACCAATCTGGGCGTCAGCCAGATCAAGCGCGCGGCCGACCGCGCCAGCGAATCAGCGCTGGGCGACGTGATCGCCGACGCGCAACTGGCGGCGACCCAGGCCCAGGGCGCGCAGATCGCCTTTATGAACCCCGGCGGGATTCGCAAGGACCTCCCTGACGCCACCAAACTCAAGCCGGGGAACGCCGTGAACTTCGGGGACGTGTTCGATGTGCAGCCTTTCGGCAACACCATGGTCGTGATGGACCTGACCGGGTCGCAGATCAAGGCTCTGCTGGAACAGCAGACCACCGGAAACAACGCGGGAACCAACGCCAAGCTCCTTCAGGTTTCCGCGGGCTTCTCTTACACCCTGAACCTGACGGCCCCCGAGGGTGCGCGGGTGTCGAACCTGAAGCTGAACGGCCAGCCGCTCGGGGAGAACACCACCTACCGCGTCGCCATGAACTCCTTCCTGTCGACCGGTGGCGACAACTTCACGGTCTTCAAGCAGGGCACGAATGTCGTGCAGCTTCCCGGCCTGGTGGATGTGGACGCGCTGGTGAATTACCTGAAGGCGAACGGTGCCAGCCTGAACGGGACCGTGCAGGGCCGCATCACCATCATCAAGTAA